The stretch of DNA GCTAAAAATTTGATGTCAATAGACAACTGTTCTATGGTATCTGGGTTCATTATCTGAAATTGAGATAAGTTATGAGGGTTAAAACATTTATATCTTAACACCTTTTCCATTTCATAAACTCTAATAATTTAGTAACTTACTCGTTTTTCAAACCATGAAACAAATTCCTTAAATACTCTCTTCTCTATGTCTGTGGGGTTCGGTCTCCTTCCCTTTGAACTTCTTCTTATGTATTCTCTAAATTCACTGCATTAggaattaatttgatttcagAGTACGTCACTCACGAATATAGATTTTGAATATATTAATGCAAATAACCTCTATCTTTACTTACTTCACATAATCCTTGACGGCTGGACAATTTAGTAACACATATCTATGGGCTTGTAGCTTTTGCTTTTCATTCAATGTAAAAATTGTACCAGAACTCCCTGCTTTACCCACCGGCGGAAAGAGACAAGATTTTGAGCATCCCTTGTCAAGCGGGTCATCACATACACGTCTAGCTCTATTGAACCTTGTCTCTATATCTTCAAAATAGCGAGAACAAAAAGTGAGACATTCCTCAGCTAAATATCCTTCGGCAATAGATGCTTCTGCTTGTGCTCTATTCCGCACATGGGATTTTAGATGGCCTAACTccctaaaataatataaaaaaatcaagtaaaaatGACATGACTAGAGATGCAATTCTAACGATCTTTAGTTCatcatacaaaatattttacctCTCAATTGGATACATGTATCGATAATGCACTGGACCTCCGAGCTTTGCTTCATCTACTAGATGGACTGTCAAGTGAACCATGACGGTAAAGAATGATGGAGGGAATAACATTTCCAACTGGCAAAGGACGACCACTATGCGTTGTTGGAGCTTGTCAAGTTCAGAGTTACTTAAGCTTTTCCCACAAAGGATCTTAAAGAATGAGCCAAACTCAGCCAATACTGCGGTAACATGATCCGGCAGCAAATGACGAACTGCTATTGGTAACAATTCCTCCAAAAGAATATGACAGTCATGACTTTttaatccaaaaatttttttctgtcCTTCATCCACACATCTCGAAATATTACTTGAGTATCCATCTGGTAGCACAACATTCTTCAATGCCGAAAGAAATAGCTTCTTGGTGTCACGTGTtagtgaaaataaagataaatgatATGATCCATTGTCACTTGGCCAGAGATCATGCCTTATGCCTATTTCTTTCAAATCTTTCCGTGCCTTGAGATTGTCCTTTGATTTTGCTTTGTCATTAAGCAAAGTGTACAAAATGTTATCACACACATTCTTCTCAATGTGCATAAAGTCCAGATTGTGACGCAACAAATTGGTTTTCCAGTACGGAAGATCAAAGAAAATGCTTCGCTTGTTCCACTGCTTAACTTCTCGTCAAGGTCTTTTCCCACCACTACGAGATTCTTCTCGTTGCTGATCTCGTGTTTCAACATCCTGTTGTTGTTCAAGAATGTCAGAACCTAATAACTTCTTAGGTGGACCACGCTCCTCTGTGCTTCCGTCAAAACGAACACGATTCAGTCTAAATCTATGATTTCTTCCCAAAAAACGTCTATGACCCATGAAGCACCATTTAGAACTATGACGGAGATAACAAGGAAAAGAATCAAAGTTACAAGTGGGACAAGCTAAACCGGTGTGTGTGTTCCAACCAGATAGCATACCTAACCCAGGAAAATCACTTATTGTCCACATAAGAGCTGCATGCATTCTAAATGTGTTTCCGGATGATGAGTCAAATGTCTCCACACCATCAATCCATAAATCTTTCAATTCATTTATAAGGGGCTGCAAGTACACATCTATCTTATTTCCCGGGGACTTCTTTCCTGGAATAACCATTGATAAGATGAAAGAAGTGTGATTCATACACATCCAAGGTGGAAGATTATATGGAATCAAGAACACAGGCCAAACGCTATTAGTAGAACTCAAGGCTCCGAAGGGATTAAAACCATCAATTGCAAGACCTAGGCGAACATTTCGTGGCTCTTCGGCAAATAGTGTGTGCATCGCATTAAAATTCTTCCATGCTTCACCGTCCCTTGGATGTCTCAGTAATCCATCTCTTGCAGGTGCAGAATTATGCCATTGCATGTGCTCAGCCGTCTTGCTACACATATATAACCTTTTCAACCTTGGCTTCAGTGGAAAGTATCGCAAAACTTTTGcagcttgctttttcttttttttcttagggATCCATCTAGATATACCGCAATACTTGCATGTATCTTGTATGTTATCTGGAGTGTCATCCAGATATAACATACAGTCATTTGGGCAAGCATCAATCTTAGTATATTCTAGGCCGAGTTTGCAAATTACTTGCTTGGCCTTATAAAAACTAGAAGGCAGTTGTATTCCATCGAAAGTATCTCTCAACAAAGTCAATATCATAGTCATGGCCTTATCACTTATTCTACACAAGACCTTTATGTGatacaatttgattataaactCCAACTTTGTGCATTTACTGCCCTCGTGCAACTTTTCATTTCCgtcttttaaaaattcattgaaCTCACTACCATCATCAAAGGAGCCCTCATGTAATCTTCCATCTGCGATGTCTTCATCTCCATCGGGTATAACTGCATCATTTAATCCCATTATACCTTCATCCCCATGGTGGCCGAATACATCATGCAGTAATGTATTTAGCGGATTCTCTTGAGATGGTGGCGCTTGCACTTCTACACTACTTGGCTCAACAGGTTGTATCTCACCATGACGATTCCAGATCACATAGTTTCTGGGAAATGGCTTTAAGAGCAGGTGATCCTGAACTGTGTCTCTTGTATGCCATTTTCCAAATGCACATCGTGGACATGGACAACATATTCTATCCGAAATGGCCGCTCTCGCAAAAGCAAAATCAAGAAATCCAATTATGCCATCCATGTATTCCTTTGTTGTTCGAGGTTTTTCAATCCAAGTTCTATCCATTTGTAACTAATTTATTCAACCAAAAAGTAAACAAGGTTGTAACATAAAGAAGGAATAGGTAATTTAGTTTTGTAAAGTAATTAATACATTAAATCTCGCCATCGTAATCATTATAAtaagttgtttattttttttatgttattttatatcacattgattttttttaattttttacacaGAAATACTAAATTATTCTTTAAGTATTGGTGTCATTTTATTGGTGTAGAGTGATAGAAAATTTTAACAAGTTACAACTATTTAAGTTTTAATCTTCTAAACTAAATCCTAagcaaatataatttttcataatacctttaaggatttgaataattattttatatgtaatTAATTGGGTATTATTTTATACTTGgttagttttttaattaaatttttagtcaTAGATATATtcaatattcaataaaataaattttataaaattttatgacAAGCATTCTAACTATAAAAAGTTAAGTTataattaagttattatattttaaacgaTTCAAGACTCGACAAAAAACATTCTAAAATGagttatattttatacattttgttttcctgtgaatattattatatgttttttaTGTTAAAGTTTATGctgttcaaaaatatttttggagcTCAGTCATTGCCAATCAACTAAATAAATcgaaaagtagaaaaagaaaaaaatcactaaAACATAAAAAGGAGAATAGATATTTCAAAAATAGTATCCCAAAAATGATATACATAGAATTTCAAaactataatattttattcagaATAAAGAACATGTAATTACTTTATTGAGGCAGAGAATTACCTTATAAAAGGAATCAACTGAATAGTGTGGTTTAGATCCGAATGTATCAGTGATATAGGAGCAACAAGTATGCCAAATCAACTACTCAGATACTGcaaaaacaatttttgaaaaaagaaaatgataaaaatagttTAGGATGAACATcagcaaaagaaaattttaattttaattaacaaaatgcaACAGAAGGCACAATTATCACAAATAAAAatgttctctttattttaacTTCAACTATAAGAGAGAGGTTGAACTCAATTTAAATACAAAGCTGTGACAGCGAGACAAAAGCTACATCTTAGGCATCACAGGAGAAAATCAATATCAACGGTAGCTATTATTATCTATAAAATATACTTATTAGTTAAGTAAAAAAGACTGTATCTTAAGCATGTaactaatattttgtttttaattagtaGGGCATGATAATATGATTCTTaccactaataataataattgtaagtGGTTGTGGCACTGACTCGTATGTATACATGGCAAGGTATTCTATGCAGCTTTCAAGAAGAGTTCCATTATATAGACAtgtcaaaataatttaaaactgactatctctatttttttatattcacaatttAACTAtctacatttttttattctataaagGAATTCATCATCTAATTTTCCCTAATCTATTCCCACAAATCAAATCCGCAACACCAAATTCTATCTCACAGGTCATGGCAAAATTCATCTGTGTAAGAAAAATCATTTCTACCAGTCTAGAACATCATGATAGGTCTAGAGgaggaaaaaaaaacataatttttaaaaattgaaagctTTAAATTCCTGAAGATTAGATTTGCTTCAAATTTTCTCATAACATTTTAATTAGGAACCGAGGAAGGTCAAAGTTAATGAAGCATGAAGCATTCTCTGTTTCAAATGAACTTGGAATAACTAAATATAATTTCATCTTTCAAGAAGCCAAATATCAAATTGGGAAAATTCAATAACACTAACAAATTACTAAGCTCAAATATATGCTATCAAATTGTTACCTTTGCATAGAAGCACAGCTACAACTATGAACGCCAATAGCAGCAGCAATGGAACGCGAACAGCAGCAGCAACACAAATCCAAACCCGAACGCGAACACGAACAGCAGCAGCAACACGAACGCGAGTAGCAGGGGCACAACCGTGATTAGCAGCAGCAATCAATCAATATGTGTGATCAATTTCAGGAGTTGTCTACACACAAAGCAATAGCCAATAATTAATATTAGAAACTACTCATTATCTAACATAATTGTTATGACTTTTGATAAGCTATAATtgaaaattagtttaaaatttttaacaagaaAGGAAGCTTTGACAAACAAGAAAGGAATCAGCTACAAACAAGAAAGGAAgctttgacaaaatgcttgctAATGGTATGTTGCATTCTTCTGCATGTTttcctatctttaatttttacatGGTTACTCAAGCAATTTTGTCTTAATTGTGAACTTTTTCAGGAGCCAATGCACAGAACAATGCCATAACTCAATCTTCTGGAAAGGCTGCTGTGTCAATGGCTGCAACTAATCTTAATATTGGAATGGACTTGTGGAATGCATCTTCTGCAAAGGCTGATGCTACGAAACTGAGAAACAATCAACCTGCCCTAGGAGCTGTCAACCCTCCTACTATAATGGGACGTGAAGTTGCACTTGGTGAACAGTGGATACAAGTATGATTTACACATTATCTTCTTGAACTTCAGGCCATATATTCCTTGTTTTAAAAAACGTTTCCTTTTTATCTTGTGCATCTCTTAGTTATTTCCTTTACCTTGCAGAGCCTTAGCTTTCCTTACCTATTTCGGTTTTTTTAGGACGAACGTGACCCGAAGAGATAGAAAAGAAAACAGTCTTAACAGAGAATTAGCTAGGAGGTCAAGACTACGCAAGCAGGTAGTTTACAGTTATCTTCAAGCAAGCAATGGTTAAGGGTTATCAATAATATTCAGTGTTTCCAAAGCTACAATTTGACATCCTTCAATGTTTTTCATTTGTTGTATCCACCAGGCTGAGTGCGAGGAGTTGCAAAGAAAGGTGGAGTCACTGGGAAACGAGAGCCAGACTCTGAGAGAAGAACTTCAGATAGTATTAGAAGAATGCAAGAAGCTTACTGCTGAAAATAATTCCATCAAGGTAAATTACACCTCCAAATTTTATTGAACTGAATTAGCATTGACCAGGTTATGGTCTTAAAACCTTAGATTATGTCCTCTAACAATACTTTTGCTGTCAACAGTCAACAGGAAGAGTTGGAAAGGTTATGTGGACCAGAAGCAGTTGCCAGCCTCGAATAAATCACCTTTTTGTTATCTTCATTATAAGGAAATCCCGAGGTCTGATCAATTCCCAGAGCTAGAAGAGACAGACTTGCAGCTGCAATTCTATCACTGCCGGTTCTATTAATTAATCGAGCATAGGATATAGTATAATTTTTCTCCTTTGTTCACTAATTTTATCATACCATTAATTAACACTCAATTGTAATTCTCCTGATGTTGTTATTATACACGTCATTTGTGACTgaaactattttctttttctcttgaaTGATGTTCAAGGCTTTTCCAATGTCATTGTGTCTTAATTAAGtgataacaacaacaaaatataagtatTGACTACAATTGAAATGATAGCAATTTTGGATCTCcttatttagttaattaattaatcaaaatgaGAAAAGAGCAAAGTAGTATATTGGTGATGGTAGTGTGAGAAGTGAGAAGACAAGTGAGTTGGGTACAAAAAGTAGtgaatatattttatgttttctatgggAAGGAATAACCAACTCTGGTCCAAATTGTTCAGCCACAATAATTGATTCAGCATGAACTGGCAACAGCTATGGCAAGATAACCAAAACTAAGTTAACTAAACTATTTTAtgcttttaattaattaatgtccCTGCTTGTATTCAGAAAcagattgaaatttgaaaaaattactATATCAAaactaatgaaattaaaaataaatttgaaaacaaaaattcatAGTATTGTGATACAAAACAACTAGAGCAGAATATAGGATACAAACCAAACACAATTATTTTGAAACAGGACACCAAGTCATGCATGAAACTAAACAATACTTCTATATAAAGTGCTTGCAAATACTTTGATTTCAAATAGATTGAACTAACTAAATTATCAAGACCCTTCACCCACTGTTATGAACTTCAATTAGCTAAATACCAGTGAAGTGGATgcaaagaaacaagaaaataaaagccataTATGTTTGATTATATTGTACTAAGTTTCTTTTAAAGCTATACCCAATTATTACAGCACCAATGTCCATTACTAATCACATTATAAGAAttccaattatatatatatatacacttcaTGTATTAATTTTACCCTGTTCTAGTATTATTAATAGTCATACTATGAGTCAAGTTATGTCCTTATATGTTAATAAAGTTGTATTGTTGTACACAAATAATCTTAAAAAACAGATTAAACATATAGGTAGAACTTACTTTTTCTTGTCCAATGTAGGGATGATGCCCTTGTACATTTGTCAATGAAACCTGCAACATATAATACATCAAaagtaagaagaaaaaaaaaacaggaaTGAACTACAAGAAAAACCAGTAGGTGTTactaagaaaaaatcaaaaattcaTAAAACGGTAACCATAAGAAACAATTTTTAAGCAATAGTGATAACTGATTTTGTGTTACTATCAACAATATGAAACTAAAAGCCAAATGTGAAAATGTGAAATggcagaatttgcagaaataTCGTTAAGGAGCTCGATATGGAAAATCGATTAAGATGCTTGTAGATTCCTTTTTTCGTTCCTTTTCAACaatcaaaagcaagaaaaaaaatcaccaatgcactatgataataataatgtgCCCATTACATGCAAATAGAAGACAAAAAATTGGAATAGCAATTACCCACTGAAAtggaattaaaaattatagaaacaCAATTAAACTTAAATTTAGAGCCATAAATTCATGATATTGTCATACAAAGCACTAATCAGAAAGGGGATAAATAGTTTATAAACCCTAATTAGTTCATATACATACCTTTTTTTATGGAAGAACAGCTGCAACTAAGAACGTGTACATCAGTAGCAATGGAACACGAACATCAGTAGCAACACAAACGCAAACACCAATAGGAGCAGGAACCGGAATGCCAACAGCAGCAGCAATCGGAACGCTAATAGCAGCAAGATACGAACGGCAGTTGCAATGGCACAACCACGAATAGCAGCAGCAATCAATGAAAAaaggtgaacaatgaagaatgAAGCAGTTACTATATCAGGAGAGTGGGAGCAGAAAAGGGTGTTAGCGAGGTGGGAAAATGGATTTCACGGGAAGAAAGAGCTCTTTGCATTGCCAAATTGTTTGGGGAATTGATTTAGTTTTGGGGGAGTTTTAAAAATCCtactatttaaaataaaaactgcTGGAAATAAAACTCTTaacaaaatgaaagataactgtttgttttaaaaattaaatttgtaggatttttttaaaacttccGTTAACAAACTCCTACAATATAACTTTTTTTCTGTAgtgtaagaaggattggatgaagacagtaggaaggcagagagacggaagggacaaagcatctccaaacgcttatctgaaattctcaccaatgaattgcataagtatctccatctttattttatgctttattcataaatcatccataaccatttgaatctgcctgactcagatttacaaggtgaccatagcttgcttcataccaacaatctccgtgggatcgacccttactcgcgtaaggtttattacttggacgacccagtgcacttactggttagttgtacgaagttgtgataaaaagttgagattgcaagttgatgatcacaatttcgtgcaccaagtttttggcgccgttgtcggggattgtttgagtttggacaactgacggttcatcttgttgcttagcttaggtatttttcttcagagttcttaagaatgaattctagtgtttcaaggtgatgttcttatcatcaccaaagctgattgattctcatcaatttagctcttgaatgtaatgtcctactgaaacttggctagccatgtctaatttctttagactaaagctttagactaacattgcatgattcctggaattctcattaagaattttgatatccttattttctttttcactcaattttcaaaaaaatccaaaaaaattataaaatcttaaaaccaaaaaaataattttatgtttcttgtttgagtctagtgtctaattttaagtttggtgtcaattgcatgtctttattcttctaatttttgaaaattacatgcattatgttcttcattgatcttcaagttgttcttgatgatttccttgctctgatctttaaattctattgtcttgagtgttttgttgtttctcatatgcattctcaagttgttagtgtcaatagtatacaaacttctaagtttggtgtcttgcatgcattgtttatttgatcttagtttcattttgattattcctcattattaaaaatccaaaaaatttttaatttgtgtcttttcaagtcaataaatacagagaattgaagattcagaacatacagcagaggaattacacggaaaaagctgggcattcaaaacgcccagtgagaaaggaaaactggcgtttaaacgccagccagggtgcctggctgggcgtttaacgcccaaaaggggtgagttttgggcattaaacgccagaatgtataccattctgggcgtttaacgccaggatggcacaagagggatggttttgtttttaattcaaatttgttttcaagttttcaaaatttttcaaaatcaaatctttttcaaatcatatattttcaatcatatattttcaaaatcaatttctttccattttcaaaaatacttgctaacaattaatgatttgattcaacatttcaagtatgttgccttttctgttgagaaaggtttaatgtctgaatcatatcttttgaatttcttgttagccaagtcattaattttcaaaatcaaatctttttaaattgtttttcaatcatatctttttaaaaccataacttttcaatcatatcttattaattacatctttttcaaaataattttcaatcatatctttttgatttctaatttcaaagtctttttcaaaaatcactttatttctttcccaatcatatttttcaaaaatcattcttcaatttttcaaaatgtttttaaaatctttttaatttattttcgaaaattcttcccctcttctaacatccttctatttatggactaacactcctcctcaatacACAATTCGAAccctatctctcttgataagttcgaagtcttttacctcttccttctatttttcttttcctctaacacctcaaggaatctctatactgtgacatagaggatttcatattttcttgttctcttctctttcatatgagcaggaataaagacaaaagcattcttgtttaggctgaccctgaacctgaaagcaccttgaagcgaaagctaagagaagctaaNNNNNNNNNNNNNNNNNNNNNNNNNNNNNNNNNNNNNNNNNNNNNNNNNNNNNNNNNNNNNNNNNNNNNNNNNNNNNNNNNNNNNNNNNNNNNNNNNNNNNNNNNNNNNNNNNNNNNNNNNNNNNNNNNNNNNNNNNNNNNNNNNNNNNNNNNNNNNNNNNNNNNNNNNNNNNNNNNNNNNgggttgaccctgaggtctacagacttatgctattcccttttgctgtaagagacagagctaggatatggttggactcacaacctaaagaaagcctgaactcttgggaaaagctagtcaatgccttcttggcaaagttctttccacctcaaaaattgagtaagcttagagtggaagtccaaaccttcagacagaaggaaggtgaatacctctataaagcttgggaaagatacaaacaattgatcaaaaAGTGTCCcactgacatgctttctgaatggagcatcataggtatcttctatgatggtctatctgaattgtccaagataTCATTGGACTACTCTACTGGtgaatctcttcatctgaatgccatatttggatagctctgctggaggttctcttcatttgaagaagatgcctacacaagctcaagagctaattgaaatggttgcaaataaccaattcatgtacacttctgaaaggaatcctgtgaacaatgggacgaattagaagaaaggagttcttgagattgatactctgaatgccatactggttcagaacaaaatattgactcagcaagtcaatttgatttctcaaagtctgtctggactGCAAGCTGCACCGGGCAGTACTAaagacgcttcatctgaagaagaagcttatgatcctgagaacccttcaatggaagaggtgaattacatgggagaaccctatggaaacacctataatccttcatgaagaaatcatccaaatctctcatggaaggatcaacagagacctcaacaaggtttcaacaaaaataatggttgaagaaacaggtttagcaatggcaaaccttttccatcatcttctcagcaacagacagagaattctaagcagagccactctgacttagcaaccatggtctctgatctaatcaaaaccactcaaagtttcatgactaaaacaagatcctccattagaaacctggaggcacaagtgggacaactgagtaagaaaattactgaactccctcctagtactcttccaagcaatacagaagagaatccaaaaggagaatgcaaggccattaacatgacccacatggccgaacttggagaggaggaagaggcagtgatcgccactgaggaagacctcaacggacgtccactggcctccaatgagttccctaatgagaaaccatgggaatctgaggctcataatgagaccatagagattccattggatttacttctgccattcatgagctctgatgagtattcttcctctgaagaggatgaagatgtcattgaagagcaagttgctaaatactttggagcaatcatgaagctaaatgacaagttatttggtaatgagacttgggaggatgaaccccctttgctcactaGAGAACTGGATGACtcgactaggcagagattacctcaaaagagacaggatcctgggaagttttcaataccttgtaccataggcaccatgacctttaagaaggctctttgtgacttagggtcaagtataaacctcatgcctctctctttAATGGAGAAGccagggatctttgaggtgcaagctgcaagaatctcactagaaatggcagacaattcaagaaaacaagcttatggacttgtaaaggatgttttggtaaaggttaaagaccattacatccctgctgatttcatagtcctagagactgggaagtgcatggatgaatccatcatccttggcagacccttcctagccacagcaaaggctgtgattgatgttgacagaggagaattgatcattcaagtgaatgaagaatcctttgtgtttaaggctcaaggatatccctctattaccatggagaggaagcatgaagagcttctctcaaaacagagtcaaacagagcccccacagtcaaactctaagcttggtgttgggaggccacaaccaacttctaagtttggtgttgaacccccatattcaaactctaagtttggtgttgggaggtttggtggacgaaattgtgatcaatgatATTGACTTTTTGGTCTTGTATGATTTTACTCTTAGGGCACTATTTATTTGaagtcacaactccgttcaactaaccagcaagtgtactgggtcgtccaagtaataaccttacgtgagtaagggttcttgaaagaataaggaaaaaggaaaagtattattgataatataaaaaatctaaaaattgatt from Arachis duranensis cultivar V14167 chromosome 4, aradu.V14167.gnm2.J7QH, whole genome shotgun sequence encodes:
- the LOC107484519 gene encoding G-box-binding factor 1-like, giving the protein MLANGANAQNNAITQSSGKAAVSMAATNLNIGMDLWNASSAKADATKLRNNQPALGAVNPPTIMGREVALGEQWIQAECEELQRKVESLGNESQTLREELQIVLEECKKLTAENNSIKIMSSNNTFAVNSQQEELERLCGPEAVASLE
- the LOC110280498 gene encoding uncharacterized protein LOC110280498 — translated: MDRTWIEKPRTTKEYMDGIIGFLDFAFARAAISDRICCPCPRCAFGKWHTRDTVQDHLLLKPFPRNYVIWNRHGEIQPVEPSSVEVQAPPSQENPLNTLLHDVFGHHGDEGIMGLNDAVIPDGDEDIADGRLHEGSFDDGSEFNEFLKDGNEKLHEGSKCTKLEFIIKLYHIKVLCRISDKAMTMILTLLRDTFDGIQLPSSFYKAKQVICKLGLEYTKIDACPNDCMLYLDDTPDNIQDTCKYCGISRWIPKKKKKKQAAKVLRYFPLKPRLKRLYMCSKTAEHMQWHNSAPARDGLLRHPRDGEAWKNFNAMHTLFAEEPRNVRLGLAIDGFNPFGALSSTNSVWPVFLIPYNLPPWMCMNHTSFILSMVIPGKKSPGNKIDVYLQPLINELKDLWIDGVETFDSSSGNTFRMHAALMWTISDFPGLGMLSGWNTHTGLACPTCNFDSFPCYLRHSSKWCFMGHRRFLGRNHRFRLNRVRFDGSTEERGPPKKLLGSDILEQQQDVETRDQQREESRSGGKRP